One genomic window of Candidatus Minimicrobia sp. QA0096 includes the following:
- a CDS encoding HAD-IIB family hydrolase, which produces MKKIIGFDLDDTLAITKSPISDRMAGILSRLLENYDVCVITGGTFQQIKKQVIDRLNVTPELLQKFHAMPTCGTRYYRFDAADHEWKIQYANDLSDEQKTQITAALEEVAKEMGIWCENPAGEIIEDRHSQITMSALGQQATPEDKYAWAEKYKDVRPIYRDKVAEKLPGLEVRIGGTTSTDITLPGIDKAYGIVRLLELNGWSKEETLFFGDKIEEGGNDFPVKQMGVDSIGVRGWEDTAYALEGINAVS; this is translated from the coding sequence ATGAAAAAAATTATTGGTTTTGATTTGGATGATACGCTAGCAATTACAAAATCGCCAATTAGCGATCGTATGGCTGGAATTCTTAGTCGATTACTTGAGAATTATGACGTTTGCGTGATTACTGGCGGCACGTTTCAGCAGATAAAGAAGCAGGTGATTGACAGGCTGAACGTTACTCCAGAGTTGCTTCAGAAGTTCCACGCGATGCCAACTTGCGGTACTCGATATTATAGATTTGACGCTGCCGATCATGAATGGAAAATTCAGTATGCGAATGATTTGTCTGACGAACAAAAAACTCAGATAACTGCGGCGTTGGAAGAAGTTGCGAAGGAAATGGGTATTTGGTGCGAAAATCCTGCGGGCGAAATAATTGAAGATCGACATAGCCAGATTACTATGTCGGCTTTGGGTCAACAAGCCACACCTGAAGATAAATATGCATGGGCTGAAAAATATAAGGATGTTCGACCGATATATCGCGACAAGGTGGCGGAAAAGTTGCCTGGGCTTGAGGTGCGAATTGGTGGTACGACCAGTACTGACATCACGCTTCCGGGAATTGATAAGGCTTATGGAATTGTTAGGTTGCTTGAACTGAATGGCTGGTCGAAAGAGGAAACGCTGTTCTTTGGCGACAAAATTGAAGAAGGTGGCAATGATTTTCCAGTGAAGCAAATGGGCGTAGATTCAATCGGCGTGAGAGGCTGGGAAGATACGGCCTACGCTCTGGAAGGCATCAACGCTGTTTCGTAG
- the radA gene encoding DNA repair protein RadA, with translation MAKARSQFVCQQCGASFSKWAGRCENCGEWNSLVEQVVSSGGSSVVDKSAGRGKALKTSSIREAASEAGLERLSTGIDDLDTVLGGGFLVGGVVLVAGQPGIGKSTLLAQVAAHIAKTKSVLYVSGEESVSQVKLRAERLGAADSEKMQLASSNSAEDIAASIQQGGYDLAIVDSVQTISLSEISSAPGSVSQITNSSNVIIRAAKASGTAVILVGHVTKEGSIAGPKILEHLVDVVLNFEGDRYGGFRVVRAQKNRYGSTNEAAIFEMDEQGLRIVKNPSAELLAERQNLDGSIVLATMEGARPLLVEIQALVNPTNFGYPKRTASGFDLNRLNLLVAVLEKRTKLKLADKDIYVNVVGGLKLNDPAADLAVAMAIASASAGRSLDEGAVVFGEIGLGGEVRSATNWQARIKEAKKLGFTYAIAPKVHKDKFIKGVSDMRQALIDYLQ, from the coding sequence AAAATTGCGGGGAATGGAATTCGCTAGTCGAGCAGGTCGTTTCTTCTGGCGGGTCGTCCGTTGTTGATAAATCGGCTGGGCGCGGCAAAGCCTTGAAAACGTCTAGCATTCGTGAAGCTGCCTCTGAGGCTGGGCTAGAAAGATTAAGCACGGGAATTGACGATTTGGACACTGTTTTGGGTGGTGGTTTTCTGGTTGGCGGCGTGGTGTTGGTGGCGGGTCAGCCAGGAATTGGGAAAAGTACGCTGCTGGCGCAAGTTGCGGCACATATCGCCAAGACAAAATCGGTGTTATATGTGAGCGGCGAGGAGTCGGTTTCTCAGGTGAAGCTTCGTGCGGAGCGTTTGGGTGCGGCTGATTCGGAAAAAATGCAGCTGGCGTCCAGTAATAGCGCGGAAGATATTGCAGCGTCAATTCAGCAAGGCGGGTATGATTTGGCAATTGTCGATTCGGTTCAGACAATTTCTCTCAGCGAGATTTCCTCTGCTCCGGGGTCGGTTAGCCAAATCACAAACTCATCAAACGTGATTATTCGCGCCGCCAAAGCTTCGGGTACGGCAGTCATTTTGGTTGGCCACGTCACTAAAGAGGGCTCAATTGCTGGGCCGAAGATATTGGAACATTTGGTGGACGTTGTACTGAACTTTGAGGGCGATCGATATGGCGGTTTTCGAGTTGTTCGAGCACAGAAGAATCGATATGGTTCGACTAATGAGGCGGCGATTTTTGAAATGGACGAGCAGGGACTAAGAATCGTAAAGAATCCGTCGGCGGAACTTCTGGCGGAGCGTCAGAATCTGGATGGGTCAATTGTGCTGGCGACCATGGAAGGCGCACGTCCGCTTTTGGTGGAAATTCAGGCGCTAGTTAATCCGACGAATTTTGGCTATCCTAAGCGCACGGCGAGTGGTTTTGATCTGAATCGATTGAATCTATTGGTGGCGGTTTTAGAGAAGAGAACCAAGTTGAAGTTGGCGGACAAAGATATTTATGTCAATGTGGTCGGCGGCCTGAAATTAAATGATCCAGCGGCCGATTTGGCTGTGGCGATGGCGATTGCTAGCGCTAGCGCTGGGCGAAGTCTGGACGAAGGTGCTGTGGTGTTTGGCGAGATTGGTTTGGGTGGCGAGGTTCGCTCGGCGACGAATTGGCAAGCTCGAATTAAAGAGGCGAAGAAGCTGGGCTTCACTTATGCGATTGCGCCAAAAGTTCATAAAGATAAATTTATAAAAGGCGTCAGTGATATGCGGCAGGCGCTGATTGACTATTTACAATAG
- a CDS encoding transglycosylase domain-containing protein, with product MKKKTTISTAGHGSSDKKSPSKRMNLYANLAQKHKTKKDKDARERAEYLATLPKHPVKRFFYRLHPKRLAKYWFSKRGGLMALKILGVGILLMLLLIGGMFAYFRKDLDKIRPGELAKRVQTTVTKYYDRNDNLLWEDKGTGNYQLVVESDQISDYLKKATVAIEDRNFYNHHGISISGMLRAMLSTASRRQVQGGSTLTQQLVKQVFFADEAGDRSISGIPRKIKEIILAIEVERMYSKDQILSLYLNESPYGGRRNGAESAAQTYFGKHAKDLTLAEAALIAGIPQNPTYYNPYNTAGNKALIARQHTVLDYMAEQGVITKDEAEKAKKIDILSTLKPQTEHLENIKAPHFLLMVRNQLSKELGESVVGRGGLTIKTTLDWRIQEKLENEMKSFFATGRPDSVRISNGAATVEDVQTGQIVALVGSRDFNYTGFGQDNAAVSYIQPGSTIKSLVFAQLFDKHDSKQAYGSGTVLADENIDKLYGATLRNWDNKFMGAINIRRALALSRNVPAIKAAYIVGDGSAKPVVEGIRRMGDPNYCRQEENAGGYGLGAAIGACGTKQTELVNAYSTLARMGVQKDISSVIEVKNSQGETLKKWKDEGKQVIDSQSAYIVNDILSDRTPGLHGWMGVNGVRTSAKTGTSDKGSQPKDLWIISYSPALVMGMWLGNSDTSVIGTSASNYGMPVIRKVMEFAHTQVYAKEGKWKSGQWYERPSGIQTVNGELYPSWWNKRQSQSTEKITFDKVSKKKATNCTPDGAKEEIEVTKIIDPLTKKESITVPSGYDANAEDDVHKCDDTKPQIGAISYTNSGKKYTINVDITAGTWGLSAIEITVDGKSIKSLEITSSGKQTATVELDTAGAHTVSVTVRDSAYYTATSTGSIQVN from the coding sequence GTGAAGAAAAAGACTACGATAAGCACCGCCGGACACGGCTCAAGCGATAAGAAATCTCCGTCGAAACGGATGAACTTATATGCCAATTTGGCGCAGAAACATAAGACTAAAAAAGACAAGGACGCGCGCGAACGAGCGGAATATTTGGCGACTTTGCCGAAACATCCCGTAAAGCGATTCTTTTATCGATTACATCCGAAGCGACTAGCGAAATATTGGTTCTCCAAGCGCGGCGGACTGATGGCTCTGAAAATTCTTGGCGTCGGTATTTTGTTGATGTTGCTACTTATCGGCGGAATGTTCGCTTACTTCCGTAAAGACCTCGATAAAATTCGCCCTGGCGAGCTTGCTAAGCGCGTTCAAACGACTGTCACTAAATATTACGACCGCAACGACAATTTGCTTTGGGAAGATAAAGGCACAGGTAATTATCAATTGGTTGTCGAATCTGACCAGATTAGCGACTATTTGAAAAAAGCCACTGTCGCAATCGAGGACCGAAATTTCTACAATCACCACGGCATCAGTATTAGTGGTATGTTGCGCGCAATGCTCTCAACCGCTTCACGCCGCCAAGTTCAGGGTGGATCGACTCTGACACAGCAGCTAGTCAAGCAAGTCTTCTTCGCAGATGAGGCCGGCGACCGATCAATTAGCGGTATTCCTCGAAAGATCAAGGAAATCATCCTCGCAATCGAAGTTGAGCGCATGTATAGCAAAGACCAAATTCTGTCATTATATCTGAATGAGTCTCCATACGGCGGTCGTCGCAACGGCGCAGAATCAGCCGCTCAGACGTACTTCGGCAAGCACGCCAAAGATCTGACGCTGGCGGAAGCGGCGCTAATTGCCGGTATTCCACAGAATCCAACTTACTATAATCCATACAACACCGCTGGAAATAAGGCTTTGATTGCCCGACAACATACAGTTCTGGATTACATGGCTGAGCAAGGCGTTATCACCAAGGATGAGGCTGAAAAAGCTAAAAAGATTGATATCTTAAGCACGCTTAAGCCACAGACCGAGCACTTGGAGAATATTAAGGCTCCTCACTTCCTATTGATGGTTCGCAATCAGTTGAGTAAAGAGCTTGGCGAATCAGTCGTTGGACGCGGTGGATTGACGATTAAAACCACCCTCGACTGGCGAATTCAGGAGAAACTTGAAAATGAAATGAAATCGTTCTTTGCAACGGGTCGACCAGATTCTGTGCGAATTAGTAACGGCGCCGCAACAGTCGAAGACGTTCAGACTGGACAAATCGTAGCGCTTGTTGGTAGCCGTGACTTTAATTACACTGGCTTCGGTCAGGACAACGCCGCAGTTTCCTATATCCAGCCAGGTTCCACGATTAAGTCGCTTGTCTTTGCTCAATTATTTGACAAACACGACAGCAAGCAAGCATACGGTAGCGGCACAGTCTTAGCTGACGAGAACATTGATAAACTGTACGGCGCAACTCTGAGAAACTGGGACAATAAGTTTATGGGTGCCATCAATATTCGAAGAGCACTAGCCCTATCCCGAAACGTCCCAGCTATTAAAGCCGCTTACATCGTTGGTGACGGATCCGCTAAACCAGTCGTCGAGGGAATCCGCAGGATGGGCGATCCTAACTATTGCCGTCAGGAAGAAAATGCCGGTGGTTACGGACTCGGTGCAGCAATTGGCGCATGTGGAACCAAGCAGACAGAATTGGTGAACGCTTACTCAACATTGGCGCGAATGGGAGTCCAAAAAGACATTTCAAGTGTTATCGAGGTAAAGAACAGCCAAGGTGAAACTCTGAAAAAATGGAAAGACGAAGGCAAGCAAGTTATCGACTCGCAATCAGCGTACATTGTGAACGACATCTTGTCCGACCGAACCCCTGGACTTCACGGCTGGATGGGCGTCAATGGCGTTCGAACCTCTGCAAAGACTGGTACATCGGACAAAGGCTCGCAGCCAAAAGACCTCTGGATTATCAGCTACAGCCCAGCTCTGGTTATGGGAATGTGGCTCGGAAACTCCGACACCAGCGTGATTGGTACATCAGCTTCTAACTACGGAATGCCGGTGATTAGAAAGGTTATGGAGTTCGCCCACACCCAAGTTTACGCCAAAGAGGGTAAATGGAAGTCAGGTCAATGGTATGAGCGACCAAGCGGAATCCAGACTGTCAACGGTGAACTCTATCCGTCATGGTGGAATAAGAGACAAAGTCAATCTACAGAGAAAATTACCTTCGATAAAGTCTCTAAGAAAAAGGCGACAAACTGTACTCCGGATGGCGCAAAGGAAGAAATTGAAGTGACAAAGATTATTGATCCTTTGACTAAGAAAGAGTCAATTACCGTTCCTTCAGGCTACGACGCGAACGCAGAAGATGACGTTCACAAGTGTGACGACACTAAACCGCAAATTGGAGCAATATCATACACCAACAGCGGTAAGAAATATACGATAAATGTCGACATTACAGCAGGAACTTGGGGCTTATCGGCAATCGAAATTACCGTGGACGGAAAGAGCATTAAGAGTTTAGAAATTACTTCAAGCGGCAAGCAGACCGCCACAGTAGAGCTTGATACGGCGGGAGCGCACACAGTTTCTGTAACCGTAAGAGACTCGGCATATTACACCGCCACGTCAACTGGCAGCATTCAAGTTAACTAA
- the recG gene encoding ATP-dependent DNA helicase RecG, producing MKLATPLEQIKGVGPKTAQALAAAGLTTVSDALNFLPRAYDDYSTAVNIADLQPGKVTVKARCESVSTRIVRRGLRITTAVLADKSGKVKAVWFNQPYRETQLKSDAEFIFSGQFDMQYNRYQINNPSVELAKEVAKTAAENNSGIQPVYKSIKNIRPKTVQDLMKNIRPIMDFLPETLPENIIRRQKLVSRSEAVKFLHAPKTHEEISRGRERLAFEELFEMILAAQFNKQEQTRLTGWKIPFNKSVVKSFVDQLSFPLTNAQRRAAWQILQDLESDHPMNRLLQGDVGSGKTVVAGLVAAEVAKAGFQTAIMAPTEILAQQHAKTLDELLSPFGVSVALLTGHVKGAARSQLLDNLASGNIDVVVGTHALIQEKVAYHKLGFAVIDEQHRFGVKQRQALLEKSDFMPHLLSMTATPIPRSLALTLYGELDISILDELPSGRQPIQTKIWSPASAPKLYESIENDLAKGRQAYVICPLIDDNPDNDKKSVEAEYNKLSKTIFSHRRVGLLHGKLPVEEKAEVMQKFADGELDMLVSTTVVEVGVNVPNATVMLIENADNFGLSQLHQLRGRVGRGKHQSFCHLMMSGHDKPSQRLREIEKSQDGFYLAEVDLKLRGPGEIYGKMQHGDLNLKIASLADTALISRAQTEAERFVKEGQDLLQYNHLAHAVSRYQRLTVLN from the coding sequence ATGAAACTAGCAACTCCTCTCGAGCAAATTAAAGGTGTCGGTCCGAAAACTGCTCAAGCTCTAGCGGCGGCCGGTCTTACGACGGTTTCTGATGCCCTGAATTTCTTACCGCGAGCATATGACGACTATTCAACTGCGGTTAATATCGCAGATCTTCAGCCGGGAAAAGTTACTGTTAAGGCGCGCTGCGAGTCGGTTTCGACGCGTATTGTTCGGCGCGGACTTAGAATCACGACCGCGGTTTTGGCGGATAAATCAGGCAAAGTTAAGGCGGTTTGGTTCAATCAGCCGTACCGCGAAACGCAATTAAAATCTGATGCGGAATTTATTTTTTCTGGCCAATTTGATATGCAATATAATCGCTATCAAATCAATAATCCGTCCGTCGAGCTGGCGAAAGAAGTTGCTAAAACTGCTGCAGAAAATAATTCTGGAATTCAGCCAGTTTATAAGTCGATTAAAAATATTCGCCCAAAAACCGTGCAGGATTTGATGAAAAATATTCGTCCGATTATGGATTTTTTGCCCGAGACTTTGCCGGAAAACATTATTCGGCGCCAAAAATTGGTTAGTCGCTCTGAGGCGGTTAAATTTCTTCACGCACCAAAAACTCACGAGGAAATTTCCCGTGGTCGTGAGCGCCTGGCGTTTGAGGAGCTGTTCGAAATGATATTGGCGGCACAATTTAATAAGCAAGAGCAGACCAGATTAACAGGCTGGAAAATTCCGTTTAATAAGTCGGTCGTGAAAAGTTTTGTCGACCAATTGTCGTTTCCACTGACAAATGCCCAGCGTCGCGCCGCGTGGCAAATTCTGCAAGATTTGGAGTCTGATCATCCGATGAATCGGTTGTTGCAGGGAGATGTTGGCTCGGGAAAAACTGTCGTTGCTGGATTGGTGGCTGCGGAAGTGGCGAAGGCTGGTTTTCAGACGGCAATTATGGCGCCGACGGAGATTTTGGCACAGCAACACGCGAAAACGCTTGACGAGTTATTGTCGCCATTTGGTGTGTCTGTTGCGCTTCTGACGGGTCACGTGAAAGGTGCGGCGCGCAGTCAATTGTTGGACAATTTGGCTAGCGGTAACATTGATGTTGTGGTCGGCACACACGCGTTAATTCAGGAAAAGGTTGCGTATCATAAATTGGGGTTTGCGGTGATCGACGAGCAGCATCGATTTGGCGTGAAGCAAAGACAAGCTTTATTGGAAAAGTCTGATTTTATGCCGCATCTTTTAAGTATGACAGCCACGCCAATTCCGCGCAGCTTGGCGCTGACGTTGTACGGAGAATTGGACATTTCCATTTTGGACGAGTTGCCGTCTGGGCGCCAGCCGATTCAGACAAAGATTTGGTCGCCGGCGTCAGCTCCGAAGCTTTACGAATCGATTGAAAATGATCTAGCCAAAGGTCGCCAAGCTTACGTTATTTGTCCGTTAATTGACGATAATCCAGATAACGATAAAAAATCGGTGGAGGCGGAATATAATAAACTATCTAAGACTATTTTTAGCCATCGTCGAGTTGGGCTGTTGCACGGAAAGCTTCCTGTCGAAGAAAAAGCTGAAGTGATGCAGAAATTTGCGGACGGCGAGCTGGATATGTTGGTGAGTACGACTGTGGTTGAGGTTGGTGTGAATGTGCCGAATGCGACGGTGATGTTGATTGAGAATGCGGACAATTTTGGATTGAGTCAATTGCATCAATTGCGCGGTCGAGTTGGACGCGGGAAACATCAGAGTTTTTGTCATTTGATGATGAGCGGCCACGATAAGCCGAGCCAACGACTTCGGGAGATTGAAAAATCGCAAGACGGATTTTATTTGGCGGAGGTTGATTTGAAATTGCGTGGACCCGGTGAGATCTACGGCAAAATGCAACACGGGGATTTGAACTTGAAAATTGCCTCGCTGGCGGATACGGCGCTAATTTCTCGCGCTCAAACCGAAGCCGAACGTTTTGTCAAAGAGGGGCAAGATTTGCTACAATATAATCATCTGGCGCACGCCGTCAGTCGCTATCAGCGATTAACTGTTTTAAATTAA
- the tyrS gene encoding tyrosine--tRNA ligase, whose translation MKLSEELQWRGFWNQTTFTDDKLIDSENFTLYLGTDPSADSLHVGHLAVYMMVRHFLERGHKVFLLVGGGTGMIGDMRDTEERNLLSYEEIEHNKQALKSQVSRIFAGRDFTLVDNADWLAELELLPFLRDIGKNFNMADLVSREFFKARINNGKGLSFAEFTYTLLQGYDFWHLFNQYGVNLQIGGSDQWGNLLSGVDLIRKKENTEVYAMTAPLLINKSTGRKFGKSEGGAVWLDDNKTSVYKFYQFWLNVDDESAIEYMKIFTMLDRDTIEAIAENHAVNPGARSAQKVLAREVTDIVHGSARRESVERVNEVLFGGGDFKRLSDDDLGALAEEIPCVDAGVDVIEALVESGAVSSNGEAKRLLKSGAISLNGEKLAENKVVNDTSLLKKGKNTFVLIMGENE comes from the coding sequence ATGAAATTATCAGAAGAATTACAATGGCGTGGATTCTGGAATCAGACCACATTTACTGACGACAAACTTATCGATTCGGAGAATTTCACGCTCTATTTGGGGACGGATCCTTCGGCGGACAGCTTGCATGTTGGGCATTTGGCTGTTTATATGATGGTTCGACATTTTCTGGAGCGCGGACATAAGGTGTTTTTGCTCGTTGGCGGCGGCACAGGAATGATTGGCGATATGCGCGACACGGAAGAGCGAAATTTGCTTTCGTACGAGGAAATTGAGCATAATAAACAAGCCTTAAAATCCCAAGTTTCGAGGATTTTTGCTGGACGAGATTTTACTTTGGTTGATAACGCTGACTGGCTGGCTGAGTTGGAATTGTTGCCGTTTCTTCGCGATATCGGTAAGAATTTCAATATGGCAGATTTGGTGAGCCGCGAATTTTTCAAGGCGCGCATTAACAACGGCAAAGGTTTGAGCTTTGCGGAATTCACTTACACTTTACTTCAGGGCTATGATTTTTGGCATCTATTTAATCAATATGGCGTGAATCTGCAAATTGGTGGATCAGATCAATGGGGTAATTTATTGTCAGGCGTGGATCTGATTCGCAAAAAAGAAAACACTGAAGTCTATGCAATGACCGCGCCACTGCTTATCAATAAGTCGACTGGTCGTAAATTTGGCAAATCTGAAGGTGGCGCGGTTTGGCTTGATGATAATAAGACTAGCGTCTATAAATTCTATCAATTCTGGCTGAATGTCGATGACGAGAGCGCGATTGAATATATGAAGATATTTACGATGTTGGATCGTGATACCATTGAGGCTATTGCTGAAAACCACGCCGTCAATCCTGGTGCTCGTTCGGCGCAGAAGGTTTTGGCTCGTGAAGTTACTGACATTGTTCACGGTAGCGCGCGTCGTGAATCTGTTGAGCGTGTGAACGAAGTTTTATTCGGTGGTGGCGATTTTAAGAGATTGTCGGACGATGATTTAGGTGCTTTGGCTGAGGAAATTCCTTGCGTTGATGCTGGAGTTGATGTGATTGAAGCGTTGGTAGAGTCTGGCGCAGTTAGCTCTAACGGCGAAGCGAAGCGATTGTTAAAATCTGGCGCCATTAGCCTAAACGGCGAAAAACTTGCCGAAAACAAAGTCGTCAATGACACGTCGCTACTTAAGAAGGGTAAAAACACATTTGTATTAATTATGGGGGAGAATGAATAA
- a CDS encoding PIN/TRAM domain-containing protein: MKDFYGLIIIIMLLGLVAEVYLLAKPRRNSSVGAAPILVDTSVLMDGRVTELAKTGFLLGKVIVPRSVLTELQLLADGADHDKRERARFGMDVVKELKDILKSSFELYDDNVRVPEGVDSRLLKLAKEMDAAVLTLDYNLNKVAQVDGVRVLNINELAKSLRMSYLPGDELDLELSQKGQDSHQAVGYLKDGTMVVVENAKRYIGQTKKIEIIRSLQTDAGKMMFAKLVVEQKKPVKQKTSVPKKRTNGRSKTSAQHEAELISLVNKQ, translated from the coding sequence ATGAAAGATTTTTACGGATTGATAATAATTATAATGTTGCTTGGTTTGGTAGCCGAAGTTTATCTCTTGGCAAAACCGCGACGAAATTCATCTGTGGGCGCGGCGCCGATTTTGGTCGACACGTCAGTACTCATGGATGGGCGAGTGACTGAGCTGGCGAAGACTGGATTTTTGCTGGGAAAAGTTATCGTACCAAGGAGTGTATTGACAGAATTGCAATTATTAGCCGACGGCGCAGACCATGACAAGCGCGAAAGGGCGCGATTCGGTATGGATGTTGTGAAGGAGCTTAAGGATATTTTGAAGTCTTCATTCGAGCTGTATGATGATAATGTTCGCGTACCAGAAGGTGTGGATTCGCGCTTACTGAAATTGGCAAAGGAAATGGATGCGGCAGTGTTGACGCTTGATTACAATTTGAATAAGGTAGCGCAAGTTGACGGCGTTAGGGTTTTGAATATCAATGAGCTGGCGAAAAGTTTGAGGATGAGTTATTTGCCTGGTGATGAGCTGGATTTGGAGCTGTCGCAGAAGGGGCAAGATTCTCATCAAGCGGTTGGCTATTTGAAAGATGGAACGATGGTGGTTGTTGAGAACGCCAAGCGCTACATTGGGCAAACGAAGAAAATTGAGATTATCCGAAGCTTGCAGACCGACGCTGGAAAAATGATGTTTGCGAAGCTTGTGGTTGAACAGAAAAAACCTGTAAAGCAGAAGACTAGCGTTCCTAAAAAGCGCACAAATGGTCGCTCAAAAACATCAGCTCAACACGAGGCTGAGCTGATTAGTTTGGTGAATAAACAATAG
- the rsmD gene encoding 16S rRNA (guanine(966)-N(2))-methyltransferase RsmD translates to MRVRIISGEFGGRFIKTPPGSTTHPMGERVRSAMFNSLGESIRGARVLDAFAGSGAVGLEALSRGAESAVFVERDRVARRVIAENISILGVEEKSIVIKTTIINWLESASSTGEFDIIFADPPYHNPQFSTVSKLMRLLKPGGTMILSHPGIGEVPVQDKTVVVDSRSYGEAHLTKFLRLK, encoded by the coding sequence GTGAGAGTTAGGATTATTTCTGGCGAATTTGGCGGACGATTCATAAAAACTCCGCCCGGCTCAACGACACATCCTATGGGCGAGCGAGTGCGTTCAGCTATGTTCAATTCTTTAGGCGAATCGATACGCGGCGCGCGGGTTTTGGATGCTTTTGCGGGGTCTGGTGCTGTTGGACTAGAGGCATTAAGTCGCGGCGCAGAATCGGCGGTTTTCGTGGAGCGAGATCGAGTCGCTCGGCGAGTAATTGCTGAAAATATAAGCATTTTGGGTGTCGAAGAAAAATCTATTGTAATAAAAACAACAATAATAAATTGGCTGGAAAGTGCGAGTTCAACAGGGGAGTTCGATATTATTTTTGCCGATCCGCCATACCATAATCCACAGTTTTCCACAGTTTCTAAGCTAATGAGACTACTCAAACCGGGTGGAACTATGATATTATCACATCCAGGAATAGGTGAGGTGCCGGTTCAAGACAAAACTGTTGTGGTGGACAGTCGTAGTTATGGGGAGGCGCAC